One window from the genome of Acidobacteriota bacterium encodes:
- a CDS encoding helix-turn-helix transcriptional regulator, whose amino-acid sequence MNEIQQAYSQQIPTALRQLRRRTSSTQHEVARRAGIHKNHISAYENGRRLPSLATLFRLIAALDADLLDLAAAMGMEGVRPETRARLLEAWGIAPTEAEEDNSEATRRLLHSATDSLIASLVRSLGEAQGVKDELLQPNSEAIPQEERSRVDR is encoded by the coding sequence ATGAATGAGATTCAGCAGGCTTACTCCCAGCAGATCCCGACGGCCCTCCGCCAACTGCGCCGGCGGACCAGCTCGACCCAACACGAGGTCGCGCGCAGGGCTGGAATCCACAAGAACCACATCAGCGCCTACGAGAATGGCCGGCGGCTCCCGAGCCTGGCAACGCTCTTTCGGCTGATCGCGGCTCTCGATGCCGATCTCCTCGATCTGGCCGCCGCGATGGGTATGGAAGGGGTGCGGCCGGAGACCCGCGCCCGGCTGCTGGAAGCCTGGGGCATCGCCCCAACGGAAGCAGAGGAGGACAATTCCGAGGCGACGCGTCGCCTTCTGCACTCGGCCACCGACTCTTTGATCGCCAGCCTGGTTCGCAGCCTGGGAGAAGCGCAGGGTGTCAAGGATGAGCTGCTGCAGCCGAACAGCGAGGCGATACCTCAGGAGGAACGAAGCCGTGTTGACCGTTGA
- a CDS encoding 4a-hydroxytetrahydrobiopterin dehydratase gives MPRISEGTLPNPNAPRPDPWEPASYYQLLWESGLAGFPGPGDLPGHLKPERIQKTLAHGRAALLSPGKKSAPGPAITLPRLGDAALRERSEAFAGWRLADDNRSLVRPFVLDSSEAALGFAAFITGILQAAGSFPAMAVVLNTVWVVLTNPRVRGLTEVELALAERLSRQSPGHPSQANVS, from the coding sequence ATGCCACGAATCTCCGAAGGTACTTTGCCCAATCCCAACGCGCCGAGGCCGGATCCCTGGGAACCGGCCTCTTACTACCAACTCCTTTGGGAGAGCGGCCTCGCCGGCTTTCCGGGCCCGGGCGACCTGCCCGGCCACCTGAAGCCGGAGCGTATCCAGAAGACCCTGGCTCATGGCCGGGCGGCGCTCCTTTCCCCGGGCAAGAAATCCGCCCCCGGCCCCGCGATCACCCTGCCGCGACTGGGGGATGCCGCCCTGCGCGAGCGTTCCGAGGCCTTTGCGGGCTGGCGCCTGGCGGACGACAACCGCAGCCTGGTGCGGCCCTTCGTGCTCGACAGCTCGGAAGCGGCCCTTGGCTTTGCGGCGTTCATCACCGGCATTCTGCAGGCCGCGGGTTCCTTCCCGGCGATGGCAGTGGTCCTCAACACGGTGTGGGTGGTGCTCACCAACCCTCGGGTGCGGGGCTTGACCGAGGTCGAGCTCGCCCTCGCCGAGCGCCTGTCGCGCCAGTCGCCGGGCCACCCCTCGCAGGCGAACGTGTCTTGA
- a CDS encoding TetR family transcriptional regulator C-terminal domain-containing protein, with translation MHRGRPKAFERSEALSKAIEVFWEKGFGGAAMSELTTRMGIGRQSLYDTFGDKRRLFLEAVDHYGRERVALLEEVLAAAPTPLTGLRDLFGQLREMAQEKSFCGCMVGNALPELGSADAELQQALAGQLEVMAAALEGCLEAAIAGGELPADRDPRALARGLVATTHGILLLGQSGLDQEFIDDALRVAEERLLGRP, from the coding sequence ATGCACCGCGGCCGGCCCAAAGCCTTCGAGCGCTCCGAAGCCCTCTCCAAAGCCATCGAGGTGTTCTGGGAGAAGGGCTTCGGCGGCGCCGCCATGAGTGAGCTGACGACGCGCATGGGTATCGGCCGGCAGAGCCTTTACGACACCTTCGGCGACAAGCGACGGCTATTCCTCGAAGCCGTCGATCACTACGGCCGCGAGCGCGTCGCGCTCCTCGAGGAGGTCCTCGCGGCAGCCCCCACTCCCCTCACCGGCCTGCGCGACTTGTTCGGTCAGTTGCGCGAGATGGCTCAGGAGAAGAGCTTCTGCGGCTGCATGGTGGGCAACGCGCTGCCGGAGCTCGGCAGCGCCGACGCCGAGCTCCAGCAGGCGCTGGCAGGCCAGCTCGAGGTCATGGCCGCAGCCCTCGAGGGCTGCCTCGAGGCGGCCATCGCCGGTGGAGAGCTACCGGCCGACCGCGACCCTCGGGCCCTCGCCCGGGGTCTCGTCGCCACCACCCACGGCATCCTCCTCCTCGGTCAGTCCGGTCTCGATCAGGAGTTCATCGACGATGCCCTCCGCGTCGCCGAGGAACGGCTCCTCGGCCGGCCCTGA
- a CDS encoding peptide chain release factor 3: MSKLSEAISRRRTFAIISHPDAGKTTLTEKLLLFGGAIQLAGEVKARGQRRRARSDWMKVEQERGISVTASVMTFEYQGCTFNLLDTPGHEDFSEDTYRTLSAVDSAVMVIDAAKGIETQTRKLFEVCRLRDMPIITFVNKLDREGRDPFELLDEIEQTLALETSPASWPIGMGQRFRGCYDLLDDRLVLLDRSRRDIVQEGESCDGLEDPALDRLLPAEAAAQLREEADMVRGLCPPFDQQAYLEGNRTPVFFGSALNNFGVQSLLEGLAAFAPPPQPRPAVSRMVAPTEEKVSGFVFKIQANMDPKHRDRIAFIRLCSGRFERGMKLRHIRSGKTLSVHNPVLFLARDRELAEEAWAGDILGIPNYGNLRIGDALTEGEDLRFTGIPSFAPELMRKVRPLDPMRAKHLGRALFQLAEEGAAQIFKMRLGSEWIVGVAGALQFDVLADRIRTEYNIPVDFAGTTVHAARWIESDQAAMLKRFIDRHEEAIGEDHNGSPVYLARSAYRLERALEEWDEVRFLSTKEQVQ; encoded by the coding sequence ATGAGCAAGCTGAGCGAAGCGATCTCTCGCCGGCGAACCTTCGCCATCATCTCCCACCCGGACGCCGGCAAGACCACTCTCACCGAGAAGCTCTTGCTGTTCGGCGGCGCCATCCAGCTCGCCGGCGAGGTCAAGGCCCGCGGTCAGCGGCGACGGGCCCGCTCGGACTGGATGAAAGTCGAGCAGGAGCGCGGCATTTCGGTCACCGCCTCGGTGATGACCTTCGAGTATCAGGGCTGCACCTTCAATCTCCTCGACACCCCGGGGCACGAGGATTTCAGCGAAGACACCTACCGCACCCTGAGCGCGGTCGACTCGGCGGTGATGGTGATCGACGCCGCCAAGGGCATCGAGACCCAGACCCGCAAGCTGTTCGAGGTCTGCCGCCTGCGCGACATGCCGATCATCACCTTCGTCAACAAGCTCGATCGCGAAGGCCGCGACCCCTTCGAGCTGCTCGACGAGATCGAGCAGACCCTCGCCCTCGAAACCAGCCCGGCGAGCTGGCCGATCGGCATGGGGCAGCGCTTCCGGGGCTGCTACGACCTGCTCGACGATCGCCTGGTGCTGCTCGACCGCAGCCGCCGCGACATCGTCCAGGAAGGCGAATCCTGCGACGGTCTCGAAGACCCTGCCCTCGACCGCCTGCTGCCGGCGGAGGCCGCCGCCCAGTTGCGGGAGGAGGCCGATATGGTGCGCGGCCTGTGCCCGCCCTTCGACCAGCAGGCCTACCTCGAGGGCAACCGCACGCCGGTGTTTTTCGGCAGCGCCCTCAACAACTTCGGTGTCCAGAGTCTGCTCGAAGGGCTGGCCGCCTTCGCGCCGCCGCCGCAGCCGCGACCGGCGGTCAGCCGGATGGTGGCCCCGACGGAGGAGAAAGTCTCCGGCTTCGTCTTCAAGATCCAGGCGAACATGGACCCCAAGCATCGCGATCGCATCGCCTTCATTCGACTCTGCTCGGGGCGCTTCGAGCGCGGCATGAAGCTGCGCCATATCCGCTCCGGCAAGACCCTGAGCGTGCACAATCCGGTGCTCTTTCTGGCCCGCGACCGGGAGCTCGCCGAGGAGGCCTGGGCGGGGGACATCCTGGGCATCCCGAACTACGGCAATCTACGCATCGGCGACGCCCTGACGGAGGGCGAAGACCTGCGCTTCACCGGTATTCCGAGCTTCGCTCCGGAGCTGATGCGCAAGGTTCGCCCGCTCGACCCGATGCGCGCCAAGCACCTCGGCCGGGCCCTCTTCCAGCTCGCCGAAGAAGGCGCTGCCCAGATTTTCAAGATGCGCCTCGGCTCGGAGTGGATCGTGGGGGTCGCCGGCGCCCTGCAGTTCGACGTCCTCGCCGACCGCATTCGCACCGAGTACAACATTCCGGTGGACTTCGCCGGCACCACGGTGCACGCGGCGCGTTGGATCGAGAGCGACCAGGCCGCCATGCTCAAGCGCTTCATCGACCGCCACGAGGAGGCCATTGGCGAGGACCACAACGGCTCGCCGGTCTACCTGGCGCGCAGCGCCTACCGCCTCGAGCGCGCCCTCGAAGAGTGGGACGAGGTGCGCTTCCTGAGCACCAAGGAGCAGGTCCAGTAA